A genomic segment from Aegilops tauschii subsp. strangulata cultivar AL8/78 chromosome 1, Aet v6.0, whole genome shotgun sequence encodes:
- the LOC109743515 gene encoding uncharacterized protein, producing MADAGGERPDWGADLVEQARQVAAGTFVRGRAGVQRGAPPVADLEKAGAGCSGAVQPDAPALAIPGEAQKVEAGSGEAQKVEAGSGEAHEVEKVEAGSGEEQAEQKQQEEDLVGNKRKWDKTGFYPYDSDEDEPYEYESGDDVVEGNVESFEEKVVLKIRAQGPGMYHNWRTESTAAPSAASPSPGLGYWSI from the exons atggcggaCGCAGGAGGCGAGCGCCCCGATTGGGGCGCAGATCTggtggagcaggcgcggcaggtcGCTGCGGGCACCTTTGTGAGGGGACGTGCCGGCGTCCAGCGCGGTGCTCCCCCCGTTGCAGATCTGGAGAAGGCGGGGGCGGGCTGCAGCGGCGCGGTCCAGCCAGATGCGCCCGCTCTGGCAATCCCCGGCGAGGCGCAGAAGGTGGAGGCGGGCTCTGGCGAGGCGCAGAAGGTGGAGGCGGGCTCTGGCGAGGCACACGAGGTGGAGAAGGTGGAGGCCGGCTCTGGCGAGGAGCAGGCGGAGCAGAAG CAGCAGGAGGAGGATCTTGTGGGCAACAAGAGGAAGTGGGACAAGACTGGGTTCTACCCATATGACTCTGATGAAGATGAGCCGTATGAG TATGAATCTGGAGATGATGTGGTCGAGGGGAACGTCGAGTCCTTTGAAGAGAAGGTGGTGTTGAAGATTAGGGCCCAAGGACCTGGTATGTACCACAACTGGAGGACGGAAAGTACCGCTGCCCCTTCTGCAGCAAGCCCAAGCCCAGGTCTGGGTTATTGGAGCATCTGA